One genomic window of Mercenaria mercenaria strain notata chromosome 2, MADL_Memer_1, whole genome shotgun sequence includes the following:
- the LOC123562514 gene encoding uncharacterized protein LOC123562514 — protein MSGKYIGSFGDGPGKYKQLFIESGEVKGYDAYDGSPFCDVTSDGGVKFLDLTLPQYGLPLYDWALSFEVAEHIPRRFESVYIDNVVRHARECVVLSWAKVGQGGYSHINNRPFEYVRDLMDSLGFIHDYKISLILKSNASLGFFKKI, from the coding sequence GGAAATACATTGGAAGTTTTGGTGATGGACCGGGAAaatataaacaacttttcatTGAGTCTGGTGAAGTCAAAGGTTATGATGCATATGACGGATCGCCATTCTGCGACGTCACAAGCGATGGGGGCGTTAAGTTTCTTGATTTGACTCTACCACAATATGGATTACCTTTATATGACTGGGCTCTGAGTTTCGAAGTAGCAGAACACATTCCAAGGCGTTTTGAAAGTGTATATATTGACAACGTTGTTCGCCACGCAAGGGAATGTGTTGTTTTAAGCTGGGCAAAAGTCGGACAGGGTGGTTATTCACATATTAATAACAGGCCGTTTGAATACGTCAGAGATTTAATGGATTCATTGGGATTCATCCATGACtataaaatatcattaatattaaAATCGAATGCAAGCttaggattttttaaaaaaatctga